A single region of the Anaerostipes rhamnosivorans genome encodes:
- a CDS encoding antirestriction protein ArdA yields the protein MRVCLKNKESKDETGTWFVMPTNVTAVEYILGKGSYVVVDTELPFFLEKGEYDLEELNRACEQIESISDFIPIEDIEEIRKKWFSNIFELLNHVDELEYYRCCRSMWDVAERMLETELSEARRKDIDLDAYATDLEAERDFLITETSVIERRK from the coding sequence GTGAGAGTTTGTTTAAAAAATAAAGAAAGTAAAGATGAAACAGGGACATGGTTTGTGATGCCTACGAATGTCACAGCAGTTGAATATATTTTAGGGAAAGGAAGTTATGTAGTCGTAGATACAGAACTTCCTTTTTTCTTGGAAAAAGGGGAATATGATTTAGAGGAATTAAATCGTGCATGTGAACAAATAGAATCAATATCGGATTTTATTCCGATAGAAGATATTGAAGAAATAAGGAAAAAGTGGTTCAGTAATATTTTTGAGTTGCTGAATCATGTTGATGAATTAGAATATTATCGATGTTGTAGGTCGATGTGGGATGTGGCAGAAAGGATGCTGGAAACTGAATTATCGGAAGCCCGGAGGAAGGACATTGACTTGGATGCTTATGCAACTGATCTGGAAGCAGAAAGAGATTTTCTGATTACAGAAACAAGTGTCATTGAAAGGAGAAAATAG
- a CDS encoding conjugal transfer protein, giving the protein MKKVKSFTNIWSVEKVLYSINDFKLPFPVTFSQMAWFVAMFLFIIMLADVPPFSMIQNVLIKYICLPVGITWFMSQKAFDGKKPYRFIKSVFSYYLQPKVTYAGKAVKLKKETMNESITYVRSDLYVPD; this is encoded by the coding sequence TTGAAAAAAGTAAAAAGTTTTACGAATATATGGAGTGTAGAAAAAGTTTTATATTCTATTAATGATTTTAAGCTTCCTTTTCCTGTTACATTTAGTCAAATGGCGTGGTTTGTGGCAATGTTTCTTTTCATTATTATGTTAGCGGATGTGCCGCCATTCTCCATGATTCAAAATGTTTTGATTAAGTATATCTGTCTTCCTGTTGGGATAACGTGGTTCATGAGTCAAAAGGCTTTTGATGGGAAAAAACCATATCGTTTTATAAAATCGGTTTTTTCTTATTATCTACAGCCTAAAGTTACCTATGCGGGGAAAGCGGTCAAATTAAAAAAAGAAACTATGAATGAATCAATTACATATGTAAGGAGTGATTTATATGTTCCCGATTAA
- a CDS encoding CD3337/EF1877 family mobilome membrane protein codes for MKKKKVLKILGIIIAVAIGIVIALACLGNVAQAAGLVDSTIDKNHAYSRYGLDNYQLDFYVDTGWDWLPWNWGDGIGKSVMYGVYMITNFIWRLSLYISNATGYLVSEAFKLDFITKMAETVGKNIQTLAGVTKKGISTDGFYAGFLLFFIVIVGAYVIYTGLLKRETTKAVHAVVNFVVVFLVSASFIAYAPDLIKKVNGFSTDISSAALSLGTKITIPDSSVKGTDSVDLIRDNLFSIQVRQPWLILQYGSTDVKKLGKDRVKELESTSPNKNDGEDREKVVKKEIEEKKNNNLTTTQVGNRLGTVVFLFLFNIGVSFFVALFAGMMILSQVLFIIFAMFLPISALLSMIPGYEGTVRRGVEKLFNTIMSRAGITLIITVAFSISTMFYSVSKSYPFFMTAFLQVLTYAGIYTKLPDILGMFKLENDGQQTGGRIFRKPQMFLRRQTRRMERRLRNVVTAGAAGAVGGAVGASLSRQETGGKRDNVGARTGQKIGAVLDTPQKVVDKAKMAGEKIKSVPTQAKYAVYSNVENLKEGIKEEPKERKEKREEKLQNHRKTVGEKRREMEQKKQNRKEEPQREQVHKRPVTSSEQMQSKNRNRGNVPVGEKNSSQDSVMKNEQRRQNVSNDTSTGRGTSFVEKERSRERASGNFASKELNKERSSINTGHQDKTSQPMPRRQNRGRNKQ; via the coding sequence GTGAAGAAAAAGAAGGTATTGAAAATCCTTGGAATTATCATTGCTGTTGCAATTGGTATTGTGATTGCTTTGGCATGTTTGGGCAATGTTGCCCAGGCGGCTGGACTGGTTGATTCTACGATTGATAAAAACCATGCGTATTCTCGTTATGGACTTGATAATTACCAGCTTGATTTCTATGTAGATACGGGATGGGATTGGCTTCCTTGGAACTGGGGAGACGGGATTGGAAAAAGTGTCATGTACGGCGTGTACATGATTACAAACTTTATTTGGCGTTTGAGTTTATATATCTCGAATGCTACGGGATACCTCGTTTCCGAAGCGTTTAAATTAGATTTTATTACCAAAATGGCTGAGACGGTTGGAAAAAATATTCAGACACTTGCGGGGGTTACAAAGAAAGGAATTTCTACCGATGGTTTTTATGCTGGATTTTTATTGTTCTTTATTGTGATTGTGGGTGCTTATGTGATTTATACAGGGCTTTTAAAGAGAGAAACAACAAAGGCGGTTCATGCAGTGGTCAATTTTGTTGTTGTGTTTTTAGTGTCTGCGTCATTTATTGCTTATGCCCCTGATCTTATCAAAAAGGTGAATGGTTTTTCTACGGACATAAGCAGTGCGGCATTAAGTTTAGGAACGAAAATCACAATACCGGATAGTTCTGTAAAAGGAACGGACAGTGTGGATCTTATCCGGGATAACTTATTTTCGATCCAAGTCCGACAGCCGTGGCTGATCCTTCAGTATGGTTCCACGGATGTAAAAAAGTTAGGAAAAGACCGGGTGAAAGAACTGGAATCAACCAGTCCAAACAAAAATGACGGAGAAGACCGGGAGAAGGTTGTAAAAAAAGAGATTGAGGAAAAGAAAAATAATAATTTAACAACAACGCAAGTAGGGAATCGGCTGGGAACTGTGGTATTTTTGTTTTTGTTTAATATCGGAGTTTCTTTTTTTGTAGCTTTATTTGCCGGAATGATGATTCTTTCTCAAGTTTTGTTCATCATTTTTGCAATGTTTTTACCGATCAGTGCTCTTTTGTCTATGATCCCTGGATATGAGGGAACTGTCCGAAGAGGTGTTGAAAAGTTGTTTAATACGATTATGAGCCGGGCCGGGATCACGTTAATCATTACGGTTGCATTTAGTATTTCCACGATGTTTTATTCGGTATCGAAAAGCTATCCATTTTTTATGACAGCATTTTTACAGGTTCTTACCTATGCAGGTATCTATACGAAACTACCTGATATTCTGGGCATGTTTAAGCTGGAAAACGATGGACAACAGACAGGAGGAAGAATTTTCAGGAAGCCACAAATGTTTTTGCGGCGGCAGACACGACGTATGGAACGCAGGCTTAGAAATGTTGTTACCGCAGGTGCGGCTGGAGCCGTAGGAGGTGCTGTTGGAGCCAGCCTGAGCAGACAGGAAACAGGAGGAAAACGAGATAATGTAGGGGCACGGACTGGACAAAAAATAGGTGCTGTCTTAGATACGCCGCAAAAAGTTGTTGATAAAGCAAAAATGGCAGGAGAGAAGATCAAAAGTGTTCCTACACAAGCCAAATATGCGGTTTATAGCAATGTAGAGAACTTGAAAGAAGGTATAAAAGAAGAGCCGAAAGAACGTAAAGAAAAAAGGGAAGAAAAACTTCAAAACCATCGTAAAACGGTTGGAGAAAAGCGCCGGGAAATGGAACAGAAGAAACAAAACCGGAAAGAAGAGCCACAGAGAGAACAAGTCCATAAACGCCCGGTAACGTCTTCGGAGCAGATGCAAAGTAAGAATCGGAATCGGGGAAATGTCCCTGTAGGAGAAAAAAACTCTTCTCAGGATTCTGTAATGAAAAATGAACAGAGAAGACAAAATGTTTCAAACGATACTTCTACGGGCAGAGGAACTTCTTTTGTAGAAAAAGAAAGAAGTAGAGAACGTGCTTCTGGTAACTTTGCATCAAAAGAATTGAATAAGGAACGTTCTTCTATTAATACGGGGCATCAGGATAAAACAAGTCAGCCGATGCCAAGAAGACAGAATAGAGGGAGGAATAAGCAATGA
- the tcpF gene encoding conjugal transfer ATPase TcpF: protein MFPIKYIENNLIWNQSGEVYAYYEMIPYNYSFLSSEEKEQVHNRFRQLIAQQRSGNIHALQIATESSIRATQEKSKELVTSALSDVAMERIDAQTDALVEMIGDSQVAYRYFFGFKLVLDDQEMNLQNFKETFKETIRDFIGEVNRKVMGDFLSMSDKEIRRYSKAEKLLENKIGRRFQFRKVTKNDIGYILDHLYGQVSVPYEEYEYSLPKEKLKGETLVKRYDLLRPSRCLIEEKQRSMKIVGEKQETYVSCFTISNIVGELEFPGSEIFYYQQQQFNFPVDTSMNIEVIENRKALTKVRNKKKELKDLDDHAYQNDSESSETVVEALEDVTELETDLNQTKDSMYKISYVIRVCADSEDELKMRCDEIRDFYDDLEIKLVRPFGDMRGLFEEFIPASKRFEDDYIQYVTSDFIASLGFGATQQLGEDHGIYIGYNVDTGKNVYIQPALAAQGVKGSVTNALAMAFLGSLGGGKSLSANMIMYYAALFGAKVLILDPKSERGGWIENLPEIRDQLNIVNLTSEQKNRGLLDPYIIYEDREEAKNLVVDILTYLTGISNKDPEKFPILMSAIREVTDSERPGLLSVIDVLKKQGTREASLIATHIESFADCALGILLFSSGKVEGSISLDKQLNVLQVADLILPEPDKEADSYTITEVLSIAMMIVIASFALNFIQEDRSVFKAVGLDEAWSFLQVTQGKALSNKLVRAGRAMNAGVYFITQNVDDLLDEKMKNNIGIKFAFRSTDLTEIKKTLEFFGLDPEDKGNQERLRNLENGQALMQDLYGHIGVIQFHPVFADLFHAFDTRPPVEKGA from the coding sequence ATGTTCCCGATTAAATATATTGAAAACAATCTGATATGGAATCAAAGCGGTGAAGTCTATGCCTATTATGAAATGATTCCATATAATTATTCTTTTCTTTCCTCGGAAGAAAAAGAACAGGTTCATAACAGGTTTCGTCAGTTGATTGCTCAGCAACGATCAGGAAATATTCATGCGTTGCAGATCGCTACGGAATCAAGTATCCGGGCAACGCAGGAAAAATCAAAGGAATTAGTTACATCCGCATTATCGGATGTGGCAATGGAAAGAATTGATGCTCAGACGGATGCGCTTGTTGAAATGATTGGTGATAGCCAAGTGGCGTATCGCTATTTTTTTGGGTTTAAGTTGGTTTTAGATGATCAGGAAATGAATTTGCAAAATTTCAAGGAGACTTTTAAGGAGACTATCCGAGATTTTATAGGCGAAGTAAATAGGAAAGTTATGGGTGATTTTCTGAGTATGAGCGACAAAGAAATTCGCCGATATTCAAAAGCTGAAAAACTTTTGGAAAATAAGATTGGAAGGAGATTTCAGTTCCGAAAAGTTACCAAAAATGATATTGGATATATTTTAGATCATCTTTATGGTCAGGTGTCGGTGCCATATGAAGAGTATGAATATTCTCTTCCGAAAGAAAAACTAAAAGGGGAAACGCTTGTAAAGAGGTATGATCTTCTACGTCCATCCCGATGTCTTATAGAAGAAAAACAACGGTCTATGAAGATTGTGGGAGAGAAACAGGAAACTTATGTTTCTTGCTTTACAATTTCTAATATTGTTGGAGAGTTAGAATTTCCGGGATCGGAAATTTTTTATTATCAGCAACAGCAATTCAATTTTCCGGTTGATACTTCTATGAATATAGAAGTGATAGAAAATCGAAAAGCACTTACAAAAGTGAGAAATAAAAAGAAAGAGCTTAAGGATCTGGATGATCATGCCTATCAAAATGATAGTGAATCATCTGAGACAGTAGTAGAAGCTTTGGAGGATGTTACCGAACTGGAAACGGATTTGAATCAGACAAAAGATTCTATGTACAAGATTAGCTACGTGATCCGTGTTTGTGCAGACAGCGAAGACGAACTCAAAATGAGATGTGATGAAATTAGGGATTTTTACGATGATCTGGAAATCAAACTTGTTCGTCCGTTTGGCGATATGCGAGGCTTGTTTGAAGAATTTATTCCAGCAAGCAAACGTTTTGAGGACGACTATATTCAGTATGTCACTTCTGATTTTATCGCAAGTCTTGGGTTTGGTGCAACGCAACAGCTTGGAGAAGATCATGGAATCTACATTGGGTACAATGTGGATACCGGAAAAAATGTCTATATTCAGCCAGCTCTTGCGGCACAGGGAGTAAAAGGTTCGGTAACGAATGCATTGGCTATGGCGTTTTTAGGTTCTTTAGGGGGTGGTAAATCGCTCTCTGCTAATATGATTATGTACTACGCCGCATTGTTTGGTGCTAAGGTTCTTATTCTGGATCCAAAATCCGAGCGTGGAGGATGGATAGAAAATCTTCCGGAAATCAGGGATCAGCTAAATATTGTAAATTTAACATCAGAGCAAAAAAATCGCGGACTGTTAGATCCTTATATTATTTATGAGGATCGAGAGGAAGCAAAGAATCTTGTGGTGGATATTCTCACTTATTTAACAGGAATTTCCAACAAAGATCCTGAGAAATTTCCGATTTTGATGTCCGCTATCCGGGAAGTCACGGACAGTGAAAGACCAGGGCTTTTAAGCGTCATTGACGTATTAAAAAAACAAGGGACAAGAGAAGCGTCCTTGATTGCAACGCATATAGAAAGCTTTGCGGACTGTGCTTTAGGAATCCTTTTGTTTTCATCTGGAAAGGTAGAAGGGTCTATCAGTCTTGATAAACAGCTAAATGTTTTGCAGGTTGCTGATCTGATACTCCCGGAACCGGATAAAGAAGCAGATAGTTATACAATCACGGAGGTCCTCAGTATTGCAATGATGATCGTCATTGCATCGTTTGCGTTAAACTTCATTCAAGAAGACCGCTCTGTCTTTAAGGCGGTGGGTTTAGATGAAGCGTGGAGTTTCTTGCAGGTAACACAGGGAAAAGCACTTAGTAATAAACTCGTCCGTGCAGGACGTGCGATGAACGCAGGTGTTTATTTCATCACTCAGAATGTGGATGACCTTTTGGATGAAAAAATGAAAAATAACATTGGAATCAAGTTTGCGTTCAGAAGCACAGACTTGACAGAGATCAAAAAAACATTGGAATTTTTTGGACTTGATCCAGAAGATAAAGGAAATCAGGAACGACTTCGGAACTTGGAGAATGGTCAGGCATTAATGCAGGATTTATATGGACATATTGGAGTCATTCAATTTCATCCGGTCTTTGCAGATTTGTTCCATGCGTTTGATACTCGTCCGCCAGTGGAAAAGGGGGCATGA
- a CDS encoding lysozyme family protein: MKKLGKVAGATLPFFALVLFMCVLVADDDDDSGSSSNFGAIGISQEVEARRPMVQKYCDKYKISEYCDLALALMMAESGGREPDPMQAAEGAYGLYCLVTKNKSGGHVQGPNGIPTGHAECSINAGVQELRDALKKADVDSPTDIDHIKVAIQGYNYGMDRWIAWIKKHGGIYTLALSEQYSRECMPAGAKGTPNHAEKVMRYYSTSTGDSSAEVGTLEGNCGLKVVYYNQGDAAWWKLPYGTGTIKSGGCGPTSMAICISTLTGKKVNPRQTCAWSEKHGYCQGNATMHAIVPALSKEYHLKCKAVKKNKKQVINALKTGKLVVALMGPGHFTNNGHFIVLTGIKDGKITVADCGSRKRTQQTWSLDLIASEAKSDASAGGPFWIISK, encoded by the coding sequence ATGAAAAAACTTGGAAAAGTTGCTGGTGCTACTCTTCCTTTTTTTGCGCTTGTTTTATTCATGTGTGTGCTGGTTGCAGATGATGATGATGATTCTGGTTCTTCCAGTAACTTTGGGGCAATCGGGATTTCACAGGAAGTTGAAGCCCGCCGTCCTATGGTCCAAAAATATTGTGACAAGTATAAAATATCTGAATATTGCGATCTTGCACTTGCACTTATGATGGCAGAGAGTGGAGGAAGAGAACCAGACCCGATGCAGGCCGCAGAAGGAGCCTATGGTCTGTATTGTTTGGTAACAAAAAATAAAAGCGGCGGCCATGTTCAAGGGCCAAACGGAATTCCGACAGGCCATGCGGAGTGTTCGATTAACGCCGGGGTACAGGAATTAAGGGATGCCCTAAAAAAAGCGGATGTGGATTCTCCTACGGATATCGATCATATCAAAGTAGCGATTCAGGGATACAATTACGGTATGGATCGCTGGATTGCATGGATTAAGAAGCATGGTGGGATTTACACTCTTGCACTTTCAGAACAGTATAGCCGGGAGTGTATGCCCGCCGGGGCGAAAGGAACCCCGAACCATGCGGAAAAAGTCATGCGGTATTATTCCACCAGCACTGGAGATTCTTCCGCAGAGGTTGGGACGCTGGAAGGGAACTGTGGTCTTAAGGTTGTGTACTATAATCAAGGAGATGCCGCATGGTGGAAACTTCCATATGGTACTGGAACAATTAAAAGTGGCGGCTGTGGGCCAACGTCAATGGCAATCTGTATTTCCACGCTAACCGGAAAAAAAGTAAATCCACGGCAGACATGTGCTTGGTCGGAGAAACATGGATACTGTCAGGGAAACGCAACGATGCATGCTATAGTTCCGGCACTTTCAAAGGAATATCACCTAAAGTGTAAGGCAGTGAAAAAAAATAAAAAGCAGGTGATCAATGCTTTAAAAACGGGGAAATTAGTTGTGGCTCTTATGGGGCCAGGACATTTCACAAATAATGGGCACTTTATTGTGTTAACGGGAATAAAAGATGGAAAAATCACAGTAGCAGATTGTGGATCAAGAAAAAGAACGCAACAGACATGGAGCCTTGATCTTATCGCCAGTGAAGCCAAATCTGATGCCAGTGCCGGTGGGCCATTTTGGATAATTTCAAAATAA
- a CDS encoding conjugal transfer protein yields the protein MKGIKKQKKEKKQKPEKVRVMKVGVHRKSVIFLWILLICSVAFGIYKNFTAIDMHTVHERKVEKEKLVDTNGIENFVRNFAEAYYTWSAGDSGVGDRSEKAGKFLTEELQTLNADVLGQKVSTSSSVKDVEIWSVSPSEKDNEYKVIFSLKQEIKEGSKQKEVSSVYRVVVHVDTSGNLVIVQNPTISSVPEKSGYQPEIAEVDGSVDSKTSQEVTDFLKTFFKLYPQAQAKELSYYVKGDVLKPVNKESYSFMELLNPVIQKDGEKIKVSVAVKYLDQETKAVQISQFNLKLQKDGNWMIVR from the coding sequence ATGAAAGGCATAAAAAAGCAAAAAAAAGAAAAAAAGCAGAAACCGGAAAAAGTCCGGGTAATGAAAGTTGGGGTCCACAGAAAATCAGTAATTTTTCTGTGGATTCTTTTGATTTGTAGTGTCGCTTTTGGAATCTACAAGAATTTTACTGCGATTGACATGCATACGGTGCATGAGAGGAAAGTAGAAAAAGAAAAACTAGTGGACACAAACGGGATAGAAAACTTTGTTCGAAACTTTGCAGAAGCGTATTATACGTGGAGTGCCGGAGACAGCGGCGTAGGTGATCGTTCGGAAAAGGCAGGAAAGTTCTTGACAGAAGAACTTCAGACCTTGAATGCGGATGTGTTAGGACAAAAAGTTTCTACGTCTTCCAGTGTGAAAGACGTGGAAATTTGGTCTGTTTCGCCGTCCGAAAAGGACAATGAGTACAAAGTGATTTTCTCTTTAAAACAGGAGATCAAAGAGGGAAGTAAACAAAAGGAAGTATCTTCTGTATATCGTGTGGTCGTGCATGTAGATACAAGTGGAAATCTGGTCATTGTTCAAAATCCAACGATCAGCAGTGTGCCGGAGAAAAGCGGCTATCAGCCGGAAATTGCGGAGGTAGATGGATCAGTCGATTCCAAAACTTCACAAGAGGTAACAGATTTCCTTAAAACATTCTTCAAACTGTATCCACAAGCACAGGCAAAAGAACTCAGCTACTATGTCAAAGGGGATGTTTTAAAACCTGTGAATAAGGAAAGTTATTCCTTTATGGAACTTTTAAATCCGGTGATACAGAAAGACGGAGAGAAGATCAAAGTTTCTGTGGCGGTCAAATATCTGGATCAGGAGACAAAGGCAGTACAGATCAGTCAGTTTAACTTGAAGCTTCAAAAGGATGGGAACTGGATGATTGTAAGGTGA